A single genomic interval of Deltaproteobacteria bacterium harbors:
- a CDS encoding RlmE family RNA methyltransferase has product MAKGIYDRKDRYYQKAKKEGLASRAAYKLTEIQSKYKIIRSGSKVLDVGCAPGGWLQSLSKMVGPKGLLVGIDQLPLKIQTSPNTVFLQKNIEEEGLALEFQKILAGADFFDVIVSDISPDLSGIPFRDIYNSYELSLKVWKLANQFLKKGGNFVSKIFPGEETNKLKVEIKKNFKRFVTFIPEATRKTSNEVYLIGLGYSTPQIR; this is encoded by the coding sequence ATGGCAAAAGGTATCTACGACCGGAAAGATCGCTACTATCAAAAGGCCAAAAAAGAGGGGCTGGCAAGTCGTGCCGCCTATAAACTGACCGAAATTCAGTCCAAGTACAAAATCATCCGATCTGGAAGTAAGGTGCTGGATGTTGGTTGCGCTCCCGGGGGTTGGCTTCAAAGTCTTTCTAAAATGGTGGGACCAAAAGGTCTGCTGGTTGGCATCGACCAGCTTCCTTTAAAAATCCAGACGTCTCCCAACACCGTTTTTCTTCAGAAAAATATCGAAGAGGAAGGACTGGCTTTGGAGTTCCAAAAAATTCTGGCGGGAGCTGATTTTTTTGATGTGATCGTTTCTGATATTTCACCCGATTTATCCGGCATTCCGTTTCGGGATATTTATAATTCCTATGAACTTTCTTTGAAAGTCTGGAAATTGGCGAACCAATTTTTAAAAAAGGGCGGAAATTTTGTAAGCAAAATATTTCCCGGAGAAGAGACAAATAAATTAAAAGTCGAGATCAAAAAAAATTTCAAACGCTTTGTGACATTTATTCCTGAAGCCACACGAAAAACATCCAATGAAGTTTATTTAATCGGCCTTGGCT